Proteins encoded together in one Mercenaria mercenaria strain notata chromosome 18, MADL_Memer_1, whole genome shotgun sequence window:
- the LOC123539141 gene encoding failed axon connections homolog — MGHFVMKLETYLRINKIPFQLDFNYEGGPKNKTPWIEYNGVTMGDSQLIIEYFNKKFNIDINSHLSKQERAIAWAIQKWLEEYTYWLNVHTRWNIFYGDTLTKLLDVPKYLVAFWKIFNQAKVVKVLYTVGIGRHSDEEVHQMMVKDLRQFSEILGDKKYIMGDKITETDCAAFGVLSQIRWCTPESCPGHQLLTNGELKNVTDYLDRIKDTYWMDWDEILAAVKK, encoded by the exons ATGGGTCACTTTGTAATGAAGTTGGAGACGTATCTCAGGATAAACAAAATTCCATTCCAG CTCGATTTCAATTATGAAGGTGGACCAAAGAACAAGACACCGTGGATAGAATATAACGGTGTAACGATGGGAGATTCCCAGTTGATAATTGAGTACTTTAACAAGAAGTTTAACATTGATATAAACAGTCACCTCAGTAAACAGGAACGGGCTATTGCTTGGGCCATACAAAAGTGGCTGGAGGAGTATACTTACTG GTTGAATGTCCATACTCGTTGGAACATTTTCTATGGCGATACGTTAACAAAGCTTTTGGATGTTCCGAAATATCTGGTCGCCTTCTGGAAGATATTCAACCAAGCAAAAGTGGTTAAAGTGTTGTACACAGTGGGTATTGGTCGCCACAGTGACGAAGAAGTTCACCAAATGATGGTAAAAGATCTTAGACAGTTCTCCGAAATTTTAG GAGATAAGAAGTATATTATGGGAGATAAGATAACGGAAACAGATTGTGCAGCTTTCGGCGTTCTGTCACAGATCCGGTGGTGTACCCCAGAGTCATGCCCGGGACATCAGCTCCTTACAA aTGGTGAACTTAAGAATGTAACAGACTACCTGGACAGAATTAAGGACACCTACTGGATGGACTGGGATGAAATATTGGCTGCTGTAAAAAAATAA